A single Columba livia isolate bColLiv1 breed racing homer chromosome 22, bColLiv1.pat.W.v2, whole genome shotgun sequence DNA region contains:
- the CLPS gene encoding colipase, with the protein MAKATALCLLLVLLLLAPVLPAPHQRGLIFNLSTGELCLQSAQCESGCCHRQDGLSLARCAPKAAESQDCSPKSIYGVYYRCPCERGLTCDVDRTIVGSVTNSDFGICTDPNGSR; encoded by the exons ATGGCCAAGGCGACGGCCCTCTGCCTGCTTCTggtcctgctgctcctggctcCAGTGCTGCCGGCGCCACACCAGCGAGGGCTCATCTTCAACTTG AGCACCGGGGAGCTGTGCCTGCAGAGCGCCCAGTGCGAGAGTGGCTGCTGCCACCGGCAGGATGGCCTGAGCCTGGCCCGTTGTGCACCGAAGGCAGCAGAGTCCCAGGATTGCTCCCCAAAG AGCATCTATGGGGTCTACTACCGGTGTCCTTGCGAGAGAGGCTTGACCTGTGACGTTGATAGGACCATCGTAGGCTCTGTCACCAACAGTGACTTTGGCATCTGCACGGATCCCAATGGGTCACGGTGA
- the LHFPL5 gene encoding LHFPL tetraspan subfamily member 5 protein: MPQLLPAQEAARIYHTNYVRNARAMGVLWALFTLCFSILMVVTFIQPYWIGDSIDTPQAGYFGLFSYCIGNALTGELICKGSPLDFGTIPSSAFKTAMFFIGISTFLIIGSILCFSLFFFCNAATVYKVCAWMQLAAATGLMIGCLIYPDGWDSSEVKRMCGDKTDKYTLGACTVRWAYILCIIGILDALILSFLAFVLGNRQDNLLPADFKVENKEEGND; this comes from the exons ATGCCCCAGCTGCTGCCGGCGCAGGAGGCGGCGCGGATCTACCACACCAACTACGTGAGGAACGCGCGGGCCATGGGGGTGCTCTGGGCCCTCTTCACTCTCTGCTTCTCCATCCTGATGGTGGTGACCTTCATCCAGCCATACTGGATTGGCGACAGCATCGACACACCTCAGGCTGGCTACTTCGGCCTTTTCTCCTACTGCATTGGAAACGCACTCACCGGGGAGCTCATCTGCAAGGGCAGCCCCCTTGACTTTGGCACCATCCCCTCTAGCGCCTTCAAAACTGCCATGTTCTTCATAGGCATCTCCACCTTCCTCATCATCGGCTCCATCCTCTgcttcagccttttcttcttctgcaatGCAGCCACTGTCTATAAAGTCTGCGCCTGGATGCAGCTGGCGGCAG CTACCGGGCTGATGATCGGTTGCCTGATCTACCCCGACGGCTGGGACTCCAGCGAGGTGAAGCGCATGTGTGGGGACAAGACAGACAAATACACACTGGGCGCCTGCACTGTGCGCTGGGCCTACATCCTCTGCATCATTGGCATCCTCGACGCTCTCATACTCTCCTTCCTGGCCTTTGTGTTGGGGAACCGGCAGGACAATCTCCTCCCGGCCGATtttaaagtggaaaataaaG AAGAGGGCAATGACTGA
- the SRPK1 gene encoding SRSF protein kinase 1 isoform X2, with translation MALSKTIGLSLGISLSMGGRASCRPDTQHRGPAAHSENDLPEQEEEILGSDDDEQEDPNDYCKGGYHLVKIGDLFNGRYHVIRKLGWGHFSTVWLAWDTQGRRFVAMKVVKSAEHYTETALDEIKLLKSVRNSDPNDPSKERVVQLLDDFKISGVNGSHICMVFEVLGHHLLKWIIKSNYQGLPLPCVKKIIKQVLQGLDYLHTKCRIIHTDIKPENILLCVNDQYIRRLAAEATEWQRSGAPPPSGSAVSTAPQPKPADKMSKNKKKKLKKKQKRQAELLEKRMQEIEEMEKEASPGQAQPGEEEEDRSPLEMLIKVSPTEENVSKKTAEVVQEQSILIEGSVEKCVTEINCNGVIQMTGFPNSCSQGSVQLEDDLHNANNCGDNPHTQKKENFHSCNYSQRNGDSENSPQEAVSDSFVPLVSEDSMVCQPTSNEEQSFNEQEINHLQESIRTEIPSEDENENNSPSDNKGKATAGNFLLNPLEPKNADKLKVKIADLGNACWVHKHFTEDIQTRQYRSLEVLIGSGYNTPADIWSTACMAFELATGDYLFEPHSGEDYSRDEDHIALIIELLGKIPRKLILAGKYSKEFFTKKGDLKHITKLKPWGLFEVLMEKYEWSPEDAAAFTDFLLPMLELVPEKRATAAECLRHPWLNS, from the exons ATGGCTCTTTCGAAAACtattgggctgtctttgggaatatctttatcaatgggAGGCCGTGCTTCATGCAG ACCCGACACTCAGCATCGGGGACCTGCTGCTCATTCGGAGAATGATCTtccagagcaggaggaagaaatccTGGGATCAGATGACGATGAACAAGAGGATCCAAATGATTACTGTAAAG GCGGTTATCACCTTGTGAAAATAGGCGATCTCTTTAATGGACGGTACCACGTGATCCGGAAGCTTGGATGGGGCCACTTCTCCACTGTGTGGCTAGCTTGGGATACCCA AGGGAGGAGATTTGTGGCAATGAAGGTGGTGAAGAGTGCAGAGCACTACACCGAAACGGCACTGGATGAGATCAAGTTGCTAAAATCA GTCCGCAACAGTGATCCAAATGATCCAAGTAAAGAGAGAGTTGTTCAGTTATTAGATGACTTCAAGATTTCAGGAGTTAATGGTTCTC ATATCTGTATGGTGTTTGAAGTTCTGGGACATCATCTCCTGAAGTGGATCATCAAGTCAAATTATCAGGGGCTTCCACTTCCTTGTGTGAAAAAGATCATCAAACAG GTTCTTCAGGGTCTGGATTACTTGCACACAAAATGTCGGATCATTCATACAGATATTAAGCCTGAGAACATTCTTCTGTGCGTTAATGACCAGTATATCCGCAGGCTGGCTGCAGAAGCAACAGAGTGGCAGAGATCTGGGGCTCCCCCCCCATCGGGCTCTGCAG tgagcACTGCACCGCAGCCAAAACCA GCTGACAAAAtgtcaaagaacaaaaaaaagaagttgaaaaagaagcagaagcgGCAGGCCGAGTTGTTAGAGAAGCGAATGCAAGAGATAGAAGAAATGGAGAAGGAAGCAAGCCCTGGGCAGGCAcagcctggagaggaggaagaagatcGGAGCCCTCTGGAAATGCTCATAAAAGTTAGTCCGACAGAGGAAAATGTCAGCAAAAAGACAG CTGAAGTCGTACAAGAGCAGTCTATTCTAATAGAAGGCAGCGTCGAGAAATGTGTAACAGAGATCAATTGCAATGGAGTGATACAAATGACAGGCTTCCCAAACTCCTGCAGTCAAGGGTCTGTGCAACTTGAGGATGACCTTCATAATGCCAATAACTGTGGCGATAACCCTCAcacacagaagaaggagaactTCCACAGTTGTAACTACAGTCAGCGTAACGGTGACTCGGAGAACAGCCCTCAAGAAGCAGTGTCAGACTCCTTCGTGCCCTTAGTTTCGGAAGATTCCATGGTGTGCCAACCCACGTCCAATGAAGAGCAGTCATTCAATGAGCAGGAGATTAACCATTTGCAAGAAAGCATCCGGACAGAGATACCTTCAGAGGACGAGAATGAGAATAATAGCCCATCAGACAACAAAG GAAAAGCAACTGCTGGGAATTTCCTTCTTAATCCTCTTGAACCCAAGAATGCAGATAAGCTCAAAGTGAAGATAGCTGACTTAGGAAATGCTTGCTGGGTG CACAAGCACTTCACTGAAGACATCCAGACAAGGCAGTACCGGTCCTTGGAGGTGTTGATCGGGTCGGGATATAACACCCCTGCTGACATCTGGAGCACGGCGTGTATG gCCTTTGAGTTAGCAACAGGGGACTACCTGTTCGAGCCTCATTCTGGGGAAGATTACTCACGGGACGAAG ATCACATTGCATTGATCATAGAACTTCTGGGGAAAATACCTCGCAAGCTCATTTTGGCAGGAAAATATTCCAAGGAGTTTTTCACCAAAAAAG GTGATCTGAAGCACATCACCAAACTGAAGCCCTGGGGCCTTTTTGAAGTTTTGATGGAAAAATATGAGTGGTCCCCCGAGGACGCAGCTGCATTCACAGACTTCTTATTACCTATGTTGGAGCTGGTCCCAGAGAAACGAGCTACGGCAGCAGAGTGTCTCAGGCACCCCTGGCTTAACTCATAG
- the SRPK1 gene encoding SRSF protein kinase 1 isoform X1, with protein MRLPAAPAPPEPRPAERGRGRHRDGEGVAFPHSESPSSSGSPASGPGAARWRTEVPGLRARLPARPGVAQGAGAARRRVRHPGLPALAAMERKVLALQARKKRTKAKKDKAQRKPDTQHRGPAAHSENDLPEQEEEILGSDDDEQEDPNDYCKGGYHLVKIGDLFNGRYHVIRKLGWGHFSTVWLAWDTQGRRFVAMKVVKSAEHYTETALDEIKLLKSVRNSDPNDPSKERVVQLLDDFKISGVNGSHICMVFEVLGHHLLKWIIKSNYQGLPLPCVKKIIKQVLQGLDYLHTKCRIIHTDIKPENILLCVNDQYIRRLAAEATEWQRSGAPPPSGSAVSTAPQPKPADKMSKNKKKKLKKKQKRQAELLEKRMQEIEEMEKEASPGQAQPGEEEEDRSPLEMLIKVSPTEENVSKKTAEVVQEQSILIEGSVEKCVTEINCNGVIQMTGFPNSCSQGSVQLEDDLHNANNCGDNPHTQKKENFHSCNYSQRNGDSENSPQEAVSDSFVPLVSEDSMVCQPTSNEEQSFNEQEINHLQESIRTEIPSEDENENNSPSDNKGKATAGNFLLNPLEPKNADKLKVKIADLGNACWVHKHFTEDIQTRQYRSLEVLIGSGYNTPADIWSTACMAFELATGDYLFEPHSGEDYSRDEDHIALIIELLGKIPRKLILAGKYSKEFFTKKGDLKHITKLKPWGLFEVLMEKYEWSPEDAAAFTDFLLPMLELVPEKRATAAECLRHPWLNS; from the exons ATGCGCCTGCCGGCGGCGCCGGCGCCCCCGGAGCCCCGCCCCGCGGAGCGCGGGCGGGGGCGTCACCGGGACGGAGAGGGCGTGGCTTTCCCCCACAGCGAGAGCCCGAGCTCGAGCGGCTCCCCCGCGAGCGGGCCCGGCGCCGCGCGGTGGCGCACGGAGGTGCCGGGGCTGCGCGCGCGCCTGCCGGCGCGGCCCGGCGTGGCGCAGGGGGCGGGCGCAGCGCGCAGGCGCGTGCGGCACCCGGGGCTACCGGCTCTGGCGGCCATGGAGCGGAAAG TGCTGGCGCTGCAGGCCCGAAAGAAGCGGACCAAGGCCAAGAAAGACAAGGCCCAGAGGAA ACCCGACACTCAGCATCGGGGACCTGCTGCTCATTCGGAGAATGATCTtccagagcaggaggaagaaatccTGGGATCAGATGACGATGAACAAGAGGATCCAAATGATTACTGTAAAG GCGGTTATCACCTTGTGAAAATAGGCGATCTCTTTAATGGACGGTACCACGTGATCCGGAAGCTTGGATGGGGCCACTTCTCCACTGTGTGGCTAGCTTGGGATACCCA AGGGAGGAGATTTGTGGCAATGAAGGTGGTGAAGAGTGCAGAGCACTACACCGAAACGGCACTGGATGAGATCAAGTTGCTAAAATCA GTCCGCAACAGTGATCCAAATGATCCAAGTAAAGAGAGAGTTGTTCAGTTATTAGATGACTTCAAGATTTCAGGAGTTAATGGTTCTC ATATCTGTATGGTGTTTGAAGTTCTGGGACATCATCTCCTGAAGTGGATCATCAAGTCAAATTATCAGGGGCTTCCACTTCCTTGTGTGAAAAAGATCATCAAACAG GTTCTTCAGGGTCTGGATTACTTGCACACAAAATGTCGGATCATTCATACAGATATTAAGCCTGAGAACATTCTTCTGTGCGTTAATGACCAGTATATCCGCAGGCTGGCTGCAGAAGCAACAGAGTGGCAGAGATCTGGGGCTCCCCCCCCATCGGGCTCTGCAG tgagcACTGCACCGCAGCCAAAACCA GCTGACAAAAtgtcaaagaacaaaaaaaagaagttgaaaaagaagcagaagcgGCAGGCCGAGTTGTTAGAGAAGCGAATGCAAGAGATAGAAGAAATGGAGAAGGAAGCAAGCCCTGGGCAGGCAcagcctggagaggaggaagaagatcGGAGCCCTCTGGAAATGCTCATAAAAGTTAGTCCGACAGAGGAAAATGTCAGCAAAAAGACAG CTGAAGTCGTACAAGAGCAGTCTATTCTAATAGAAGGCAGCGTCGAGAAATGTGTAACAGAGATCAATTGCAATGGAGTGATACAAATGACAGGCTTCCCAAACTCCTGCAGTCAAGGGTCTGTGCAACTTGAGGATGACCTTCATAATGCCAATAACTGTGGCGATAACCCTCAcacacagaagaaggagaactTCCACAGTTGTAACTACAGTCAGCGTAACGGTGACTCGGAGAACAGCCCTCAAGAAGCAGTGTCAGACTCCTTCGTGCCCTTAGTTTCGGAAGATTCCATGGTGTGCCAACCCACGTCCAATGAAGAGCAGTCATTCAATGAGCAGGAGATTAACCATTTGCAAGAAAGCATCCGGACAGAGATACCTTCAGAGGACGAGAATGAGAATAATAGCCCATCAGACAACAAAG GAAAAGCAACTGCTGGGAATTTCCTTCTTAATCCTCTTGAACCCAAGAATGCAGATAAGCTCAAAGTGAAGATAGCTGACTTAGGAAATGCTTGCTGGGTG CACAAGCACTTCACTGAAGACATCCAGACAAGGCAGTACCGGTCCTTGGAGGTGTTGATCGGGTCGGGATATAACACCCCTGCTGACATCTGGAGCACGGCGTGTATG gCCTTTGAGTTAGCAACAGGGGACTACCTGTTCGAGCCTCATTCTGGGGAAGATTACTCACGGGACGAAG ATCACATTGCATTGATCATAGAACTTCTGGGGAAAATACCTCGCAAGCTCATTTTGGCAGGAAAATATTCCAAGGAGTTTTTCACCAAAAAAG GTGATCTGAAGCACATCACCAAACTGAAGCCCTGGGGCCTTTTTGAAGTTTTGATGGAAAAATATGAGTGGTCCCCCGAGGACGCAGCTGCATTCACAGACTTCTTATTACCTATGTTGGAGCTGGTCCCAGAGAAACGAGCTACGGCAGCAGAGTGTCTCAGGCACCCCTGGCTTAACTCATAG